From the Fulvia fulva chromosome 2, complete sequence genome, one window contains:
- a CDS encoding Ribonucleoside-diphosphate reductase small chain, producing the protein MSVDTTPSKKAASALEGFHMESPVKKLGLQSEANKENMDERYASDEVAVPIKGIPDIVEPVVAAKPTVAEGIKEEEAVEPILQENPGRFVLFPIKYHEIWQMYKKAEASFWTAEEIDLSKDLHDWNKRLNDDERFFISHVLAFFAASDGIVNENLVERFSSEVQIPEARCFYGFQIMMENIHSETYSLLIDTYISEPKQRTYLFNAIDNIPCIRKKADWALRWISDKNSTFALRLIAFAAVEGIFFSGSFAAIFWLKKRGLMAGLTFSNELISRDEGMHTDFACLLFSHLKNKPDQALVQSIIVEAVAIEQEFLTDALPCKLLGMNAGLMSQYIEFVADRLLLALGNKKFYNATNPFDFMENISLGGKTNFFEKRVGEYQKAGVMEGYKKQKDKKDSTGAPVEAPVMNGDFAFDEDF; encoded by the exons ATGAGCGTCGACACAACGCCCTCAAAGAAG GCTGCCTCTGCCCTCGAGGGTTTCCACATGGAGTCGCCCGTCAAGAAGCTGGGTCTGCAGTCCGAGGCCAACAAGGAGAACATGGACGAGCGATACGCGTCGGACGAGGTCGCTGTCCCGATCAAGGGCATTCCAGACATCGTCGAGCCAGTTGTTGCAGCGAAGCCTACGGTGGCAGAAGGCATCAAGGAAGAGGAGGCTGTAGAACCCATACTACAAGAGAACCCAGGGCGGTTCGTGCTGTTCCCAATCAAGTACCACGAG ATATGGCAAATGTACAAGAAGGCCGAAGCATCATTCTGGACTGCTGAGGAGATTGATCTGTCCAAAGACCTTCACGACTGGAACAAGCGACTCAATGACGACGAGCGCTTCTTCATCTCACACGTCCTCGCCTTTTTCGCAGCTTCCGATGGCATTGTCAATGAGAACCTTGTCGAGCGCTTTAGCTCTGAGGTCCAAATCCCCGAGGCACGATGCTTCTACGGTTTCCAGATCATGATGGAGAACATCCACTCCGAAACATACTCCCTCCTCATCGACACATATATCAGCGAGCCAAAGCAGCGGACTTACCTGTTCAATGCCATCGACAACATCCCATGCATCCGTAAGAAGGCCGACTGGGCGTTGCGATGGATCTCGGACAAGAACTCCACTTTCGCCCTTCGCCTGATCGCATTCGCCGCAGTAGAGGGTATCTTCTTCTCTGGCTCTTTCGCCGCCATCTTCTGGCTGAAGAAGCGTGGTCTCATGGCCGGTCTTACATTCTCGAACGAGCTCATCTCCCGTGATGAGGGCATGCACACGGACTTCGCCTGCCTTTTGTTCTCGCACTTGAAGAACAAGCCAGACCAGGCACTCGTGCAGAGCATCATCGTCGAAGCTGTTGCCATCGAGCAAGAATTCCTGACAGATGCACTTCCGTGCAAGCTTCTCGGCATGAACGCTGGCCTCATGTCACAATACATCGAGTTCGTGGCCGATCGACTACTGTTGGCACTTGGCAACAAGAAGTTCTACAACGCAACCAACCCATTCGACTTCATGGAGAACATCTCGCTAGGCGGCAAGACCAACTTCTTCGAGAAGCGTGTCGGCGAGTACCAGAAGGCCGGTGTCATGGAGGGTTACAAGAAGCAAAAAGACAAGAAGGACTCGACTGGCGCACCAGTGGAAGCGCCTGTAATGAACGGCGATTTTGCTTTTGACGAAGATTTTTAG
- a CDS encoding Meiotic coiled-coil protein 2 — MEWTGSPTKKASASFSIYDENTHSQMGLKRTSSALPLPLTTAKFVNRMGPPPKHHNMPGPVDELLAKLTNQQELLARQKRELEDAENRSSHSSATDPNANTPPTDSFSSDGRPDAAEVMRLKKELALANERMSQMDLQITQSRIVQHTMEEAIGSPFPTAQHLAASMPVHNMMSAAQSNPYARVDSPFERGSFNMPQQQQSFDSMQGLSRQYGGYNNQPKYTPPITPAPFQAPYAMPNGVGNHQLPPVGTKLSPTAAEFGVGRGQWSMQAPPAYASATEPLNYRRLLDRNMSCNWKYIVDKIVCNNDQQASIFLQQKLKVGTADQKFEIVQAIIDQAYPLMVNRFGNFLVQRCFEHGTPEQIISIAQSIRGNTLNLSMDAFGCHVVQKAFDCVPEEYKAIMIHELLRRIPETVIHRYACHVWQKLFELRWSDSPPQIMKYVNEALHGMWHEVALGETGSLVVQNIFENCLEEDKRPCIDEVLASIDVVAHGQFGNWCIQHICEHGSIPDRTRATEHVLRYATEYSMDQFASKVVEKCLKIGGGDFLDRYLDRVCEARPDRPRIPLIDISGDQFGNYLIQYILTNGDPERREIVAAQIRKHMVSLRGSKYGSRVAMLCCNPAFTTRPGPPAGLPLARNNSGGGFGGERFGGDYNRSFQGPSDRGYGGMGRGGYGGGAYR; from the exons ATGGAGTGGACCGGATCTCCAACCAAGAAGGCTTCAGCCTCCTTCAGCATCTACGACGAGAACACTCACAGCCAG ATGGGCCTGAAGCGCACCTCGAGTGCACTTCCGTTGCCACTAACGACGGCTAAATTCGTCAACCGCATGGGACCTCCGCCAAAG CACCACAACATGCCGGGCCCGGTCGACGAGCTCCTCGCCAAACTCACCAACCAACAAGAGCTACTCGCACGTCAGAAGCGTGAGCTCGAGGACGCGGAGAACCGCAGCAGCCACTCATCTGCCACCGACCCAAACGCAAACACACCACCCACCGACAGCTTCTCGTCTGATGGTCGCCCAGACGCCGCCGAGGTGATGCGCCTCAAGAAGGAACTTGCGCTGGCCAATGAGCGCATGTCGCAGATGGATCTCCAGATCACCCAGTCCCGCATTGTTCAGCACACCATGGAGGAAGCCATTGGCTCGCCCTTCCCGACCGCACAACACCTGGCCGCGAGCATGCCCGTTCATAACATGATGTCGGCCGCTCAATCCAACCCATACGCACGCGTCGACAGCCCGTTCGAGCGCGGCAGCTTCAACATGCCGCAGCAGCAGCAGTC CTTCGACTCGATGCAAGGTCTCTCACGCCAGTATGGTGGCTACAACAACCAGCCAAAATACACTCCGCCAATCACACCTGCCCCGTTCCAAGCACCGTACGCCATGCCGAATGGTGTCGGCAACCACCAGCTGCCACCAGTCGGCACCAAGCTCTCCCCTACTGCTGCAGAGTTTGGTGTCGGCCGTGGCCAATGGTCGATGCAGGCACCACCAGCATACGCTTCTGCCACTGAGCCTCTCAACTACCGCCGCCTGCTGGATCGTAACATGAGCTGCAACTGGAAGTACATTGTCGACAAGATCGTCTGCAACAACGATCAACAGGCGTCCATCTTCCTACAGCAGAAGCTCAAGGTCGGCACTGCCGACCAGAAGTTTGAGATCGTGCAAGCCATCATCGACCAAGCATATCCGCTCATGGTCAACCGCTTCGGCAACTTCCTGGTCCAGCGCTGCTTCGAGCATGGCACCCCAGAGCAAATCATCTCCATCGCTCAGAGCATCCGTGGCAATACTCTCAACCTCAGCATGGACGCTTTCGGCTGCCACGTCGTGCAGAAGGCGTTCGACTGCGTGCCAGAAGAGTACAAGGCAATCATGATTCACGAGCTGCTCCGTCGCATCCCAGAAACTGTCATCCACCGCTACGCCTGCCACGTCTGGCAGAAGCTCTTCGAACTCCGCTGGAGCGACTCACCACCACAGATCATGAAGTACGTCAACGAGGCCCTTCACGGTATGTGGCACGAGGTTGCTTTGGGCGAGACTGGCAGTCTGGTAGTCCAGAACATCTTCGAGAACTGTCTGGAGGAAGACAAGCGCCCGTGCATCGACGAGGTCCTGGCAAGCATCGACGTCGTTGCTCACGGCCAGTTCGGCAATTGGTGCATCCAGCACATCTGCGAGCACGGCTCTATCCCCGACCGCACTCGTGCCACCGAGCACGTCCTCCGCTATGCGACTGAGTACAGCATGGACCAGTTCGCCTCCAAGGTGGTCGAAAAGTGCCTCAAGATCGGTGGCGGTGACTTCCTCGACCGTTACCTCGACCGTGTTTGCGAAGCTCGTCCTGACCGCCCCCGCATCCCACTCATCGACATCTCTGGCGATCAGTTCGGCAACTACCTCATCCAGTACATCCTCACCAACGGCGACCCTGAGCGTCGCGAGATTGTGGCTGCTCAGATCCGCAAGCACATGGTGTCTCTCCGCGGCTCCAAGTATGGCTCTCGCGTTGCCATGCTCTGCTGCAATCCAGCCTTCACTACTCGTCCAGGTCCACCAGCTGGCCTTCCACTCGCTCGCAACAACAGCGGGGGTGGCTTCGGTGGCGAGCGCTTCGGAGGTGATTACAACCGCTCCTTCCAGGGCCCATCCGACCGTGGCTACGGCGGTATGGGTCGTGGCGGCTATGGCGGTGGTGCATACCGCTAA
- a CDS encoding Aminopeptidase 2, mitochondrial, protein MLRISSSRLQGIAHRTSYIVLHCGPSSTARSPGLRCIRMRSSLGLQRLVAGPTLVRSGGVFAACRHRTTCCLSRPLSLPAQARDQTFTPPNPRRSAHTLVPKARDRRVARRTAYDIPQQYQSIRYCSSEASSLLVKMASDRDVLPEDVKPINYAISLKDLKAGEPWTYQGTVDITIDIRNATKEIVLNTHQLKVHSAEVVTDSGKQSSSVQASSISFDEKSQRCILLFDQALEKSPKALLAISFEGVMNDSMAGFYRSKYQPTVEASKGVARDDKNHYMFSTQFESSDARRAFPCFDEPNLKATFDFEIEIPDDLVALSNMQEKNTRKSKDGHKMVSFDRTPIMSTYLLAWAFGDFEYIEDFTRRKYNGQSLPVRVYTTKGLKSQGKLALESAHQIVDYFSEIFQIDYPLPKVDLLAVHEFSHGAMENWGLITYRTTAVLYDEVSSDQKYKNRVVYVVAHELAHQWFGNLVTMDWWNELWLNEGFATWVGWYAVDHLHPDWNVWGQFVTEGMQQAFSLDGLRTSHPIEVPVSNALEVDQIFDAISYLKGSSVIRMLAAHLGVKTFLQGVADYLKAHTYSNATTSDLFSALSKASGQDVNTFMEPWIRKIGFPVVTVAEEPGQLSFRQSRFLTAGEVEAKEDETVWWIPLGLKTGPQATDAQREPLTTKEDTYRDIDTDFYKVNANQTGFYRTNLPPQRLAALGKGLDKLSVEDKIGLIGDAGALAVAGEGTTPAVLSLLESFENESSYLVWSQVLSSLGKIRSTLASDKQVSEALKAFTLKLISPAVEKIGWEFKSGDDFLTGQLRTLLITQAGLVGHEKVVAEAQRQFKAFTGGDQKAIHPSLRSAVFVTAIRAGGTDTYEALKSEYQTTKSVDGKEITLKAMGSVQEEQLALDYLNWALNGGTAIQDIHNVGMPLGSNSKVRHVVWEFVKSNWPTLREKLGANMVVLERFLRVSLMQITEENIRQDIEKFFADKDNKGYDRGLAVVNDTILGNAKYKERALEGTREWLNAHGYIK, encoded by the exons ATGCTGCGAATCTCAAGTTCCAGGTTACAAGGCATTGCGCACCGAACATCGTACATCGTCCTTCATTGCGGCCCATCGTCAACAGCTCGTTCTCCCGGCCTACGTTGCATACGCATGCGATCGTCGCTCGGGTTGCAGCGGCTTGTTGCAGGTCCCACTTTGGTACGATCAGGTGGGGTGTTTGCTGCATGCCGCCATCGAACGACCTGCTGCCTGTCTAGGCCACTCTCTCTCCCTGCACAAGCAAGGGACCAGACATTCACACCTCCGAATCCTCGTCGATCAGCACATACCCTTGTCCCAAAAGCGCGTGATAGAAGAGTTGCCCGTCGGACAGCTTACGACATACCACAACAATACCAAAGCATACGATACTGTAGCAGCGAAGCTTCGAGCTTGCTAGTAAAGATGGCCTCGGACAGGGACGTCTTGCCAGAAGA TGTCAAGCCCATCAACTATGCCATCTCCCTCAAGGACCTCAAGGCAGGCGAGCCATGGACCTACCAAGGAACAGTTGACATCACCATAGACATCAGAAACGCTACAAAAGAGATTGTGCTCAACACACATCAGCTCAAAGTGCACTCTGCAGAGGTTGTCACAGACTCCGGCAAGCAGTCATCGTCAGTACAAGCCTCCAGCATTAGTTTCGATGAGAAGTCCCAACGATGCATTCTTTTGTTCGACCAAGCGCTGGAAAAGTCGCCCAAGGCATTGCTTGCCATAAGCTTCGAGGGTGTTATGAACGACTCAATGGCTGGATTCTACCGATCGAAGTACCAACCTACGGTGGAGGCGTCGAAAGGTGTAGCCAGGGACGACAAGAACCACTACATGTTCTCGACGCAGTTCGAGAGCTCCGACGCTCGCAGAGCATTTCCCTGCTTCGACGAGCCAAACCTCAAGGCGACCTTCGACTTCGAGATTGAGATCCCAGACGACCTCGTGGCATTGAGCAACATGCAAGAGAAGAATACTAGGAAGAGCAAGGACGGACACAAGATGGTGAGCTTCGACAGGACCCCAATCATGTCGACATACCTACTTGCGTGGGCATTCGGCGACTTTGAGTACATCGAGGACTTCACGAGGAGGAAGTACAATGGACAAAGCTTGCCCGTGCGTGTGTACACGACCAAAGGATTGAAGTCACAGGGCAAGCTAGCATTGGAGAGCGCCCATCAGATAGTCGATTACTTCTCAGAG ATCTTCCAGATCGATTACCCACTACCGAAAGTGGACCTGCTTGCAGTACATGAGTTC TCGCACGGAGCCATGGAGAACTGGGGTTTGATCACATACCGTACCACAGCTGTACTCTACGATGAGGTCAGCTCTGATCAGAAGTACAAAAACCGAGTGGTGTATGTTGTCGCCCACGAGCTGGCTCACCAATGGTTCGGGAACCTGGTTACGATGGACTGGTGGAACGAGCTCTGGCTAAACGAAG GCTTCGCCACTTGGGTCGGCTGGTACGCTGTGGACCACTTGCATCCAGATTGGAATGTCTGGGGACAGTTCGTCACCGAGGGCATGCAGCAAGCTTTCTCGCTCGACGGCCTTCGCACAAGTCACCCTATCGAAGTCCCTGTCAGTAACGCGCTTGAGGTCGATCAGATTTTCGACGCCATAAGCTACCTCAAGGGAAGTTCGGTCATTCGTATGCTGGCAGCACATCTCGGAGTGAAGACGTTCTTGCAAGGCGTCGCGGATTATCTCAAGGCCCACACTTACTCTAACGCCACTACAagcgatctcttctctgCGCTGAGTAAAGCTTCTGGCCAGGATGTGAACACTTTCATGGAGCCGTGGATTCGAAAGATTGGTTTCCCCGTGGTTACAGTGGCTGAAGAACCTGGCCAGCTCAGCTTTAGGCAGTCAAGATTCTTGACCGCCGGTGAGGTCGAGGCAAAAGAGGATGAGACTGTCTGGTGGATACCACTGGGCCTCAAGACTGGACCACAAGCCACCGACGCTCAGCGTGAGCCTCTCACGACGAAAGAGGACACTTACCGCGACATCGACACTGACTTCTACAAGGTCAACGCTAACCAGACTGGCTTCTATCGCACTAACCTGCCTCCTCAGAGATTAGCTGCACTTGGTAAGGGTCTCGACAAGCTGTCTGTTGAAGACAAGATCGGACTCATTGGAGATGCAGGCGCTCTTGCAGTCGCAGGCGAAGGCACAACGCCCGCTGTCTTGTCACTGCTCGAAAGCTTCGAGAACGAGTCCAGCTATCTGGTCTGGAGTCAAGTGCTCTCCAGCCTGGGCAAGATCCGCTCCACTCTCGCATCCGACAAGCAGGTTTCAGAAGCTCTCAAAGCTTTCACTCTCAAGCTTATATCACCAGCAGTAGAGAAGATCGGATGGGAGTTCAAATCAGGCGACGACTTCCTGACAGGCCAGCTTCGTACACTTCTTATCACACAGGCTGGATTGGTAGGTCATGAGAAGGTTGTTGCGGAAGCTCAGAGACAGTTCAAGGCCTTCACCGGTGGCGATCAGAAAGCCATTCACCCTTCGCTCAGATCTGCCGTGTTCGTCACAGCCATCAGGGCTGGTGGTACAGATACATACGAAGCTCTGAAGAGTGAGTATCAGACGACCAAGTCTGTGGATGGCAAGGAGATTACGCTAAAGGCCATGGGCTCGGTACAAGAGGAACAGCTCGCCTTGGACTACCTAAACTGGGCGCTCAACGGTGGCACCGCTATCCAGGACATCCACAACGTGGGCATGCCTCTTGGAAGCAACTCGAAGGTGCGACACGTGGTATGGGAGTTTGTGAAGTCGAACTGGCCTACCCTCAGAGAAAAGCTCGGTGCGAACATGGTTGTACTGGAGCGCTTCCTCCGCGTTAGCTTGATGCAGATCACGGAGGAGAACATTCGCCAAGACATTGAGAAGTTCTTCGCCGACAAGGATAACAAGGGATACGACAGAGGACTCGCGGTCGTCAACGATACTATCCTGGGCAATGCGAAGTACAAGGAGCGCGCACTCGAAGGGACACGCGAGTGGCTGAACGCTCATGGGTACATCAAGTAG
- a CDS encoding Ras-related protein Rab-11A — MANDEYDFLFKVVLIGDSGVGKSNLLSRFTRNEFNLDSKSTIGVEFATRSIQVDNKTIKAQIWDTAGQERYRAITSAYYRGAVGALLVYDISKHNTYENVTRWLKELRDHADTNIVIMLVGNKSDLRHLRAVPTEEAKQFASENGLSFIETSALDASNVELAFQNELTEIYRIVSSKALDQGEQTAGPSQGSAIPLSSSTPPGDATKKGQCC; from the exons ATGGCGAACGACGA ATACGACTTTCTCTTCAAGGTCGTCCTGATCGGAGACTCAGGCGTCGG CAAATCCAACCTCCTCTCTCGATTCACCCGCAACGAGTTCAACCTCGATTCGAAGTCCACGATCGGTgtcgagttcgctactagGAGCATTCAGGTGGATAACAAGACCATCAAGGCGCAGATCTGGGACACCGCGGGCCAGGAGCGTTACCGTGCGATTACATCTGCCTACTATCGTGGAGCCGTGGGCGCGTTGCTCGTATACGACATCTCCAAGCACAACACATACGAGAATGTTACCCGGTGGTTGAAAGAGCTGAG AGATCATGCGGATACGAACATTGTGATCATGTTGGTGGGAAACAAGAGCGATCTG CGTCACCTCCGAGCAGTCCCTACAGAGGAGGCTAAGCAGTTCGCATCCGAGAACGGCCTCAGCTTCATCGAGACCTCAGCTCTTGACGCATCGAACGTTGAGCTTGCCTTCCAGAACGAACTCACCGAGATCTACCGGATCGTGAGCTCCAAAGCACTGGACCAGGGTGAACAGACAGCTGGGCCTTCACAAGGAAGCGCGATTCCACTCTCGAGCAGCACACCACCGGGCGATGCCACGAAGAA GGGCCAGTGTTGCTAG
- a CDS encoding General transcription and DNA repair factor IIH subunit ssl1 yields the protein MADSDPEYDEENGPSTGTQMASRPKGREKARWEASANSKLAYQEAAGGSIEDVLGGREEAAKRKRLTKDTTPLQRGIIRHVILLLDFSEAMMEKDLRPTRYLLMLTYAKFFVREFIEQNPISQLGIVGMKDGLAIRVSDMSGNPEDHIAILGEYAKKEPKGNPSLQNGLDMARAALYHTPSHGTREVVVIMGALLTSDPGDIYDTIKACIKDHIRVSIIGLAAQMHICAEICRKTNQGDETCYNVATDDVDFREQLMKSTTPPVMRSTDAEALRRNQANLLMMGFPSRIVEEKATLCACHGQLTRGGYLCSRCGAKVCSLPATCPTCDLTLILSTHLARSYHHLFPLQNWAEVSWKRARQKGSVQCYGCLSGFPQVPAAHDTTQVEVQEQPRRKRAEGASESSRYECETCQNHFCIDCDVAAHEVIHNCPGCMSTAHLPGVEATNGTST from the coding sequence ATGGCAGACTCAGATCCTGAGTACGACGAGGAGAATGGTCCATCCACAGGGACGCAGATGGCGTCTCGACCAAAGGGCCGCGAAAAGGCCAGATGGGAAGCCTCAGCCAACTCGAAATTGGCGTACCAGGAAGCCGCCGGCGGCagcatagaagatgtgctGGGTGGCAGAGAGGAAGCAGCCAAACGGAAGCGACTCACTAAAGACACAACGCCTCTTCAACGCGGAATCATACGCCACGTCATATTGCTCTTGGACTTTTCAGAAGCCATGATGGAGAAAGATCTTCGACCTACGAGGTATCTCCTCATGCTTACGTACGCCAAATTCTTCGTGAGAGAATTCATCGAGCAGAACCCAATCTCGCAGCTTGGCATAGTAGGCATGAAAGATGGCCTAGCAATTCGAGTCAGTGACATGTCGGGCAACCCAGAAGATCACATCGCCATACTGGGAGAATATGCGAAGAAGGAGCCGAAAGGCAATCCTTCTCTTCAGAATGGCCTGGATATGGCTCGTGCAGCCCTCTACCACACGCCTTCCCACGGAACAAGAGAAGTTGTAGTCATCATGGGTGCCCTTCTCACCTCAGATCCAGGCGACATTTACGACACGATCAAAGCATGCATCAAAGACCACATCCGCGTCAGCATCATCGGCCTCGCAGCACAAATGCACATATGTGCCGAGATTTGCCGCAAGACGAACCAGGGAGACGAAACGTGCTATAATGTCGCGACTGACGATGTGGACTTCAGAGAGCAGTTGATGAAGTCAACCACACCACCAGTCATGAGGTCCACAGATGCCGAAGCGCTAAGGCGGAACCAGGCGAATCTTCTCATGATGGGCTTTCCCTCGCGAATTGTCGAGGAGAAGGCAACACTCTGCGCTTGCCATGGGCAATTGACGCGTGGAGGCTACCTCTGCAGTAGATGTGGAGCGAAAGTCTGCAGCCTCCCGGCGACCTGCCCGACCTGCGACTTGACGTTGATCTTGTCTACCCATCTGGCGCGATCATACCATCACCTTTTCCCGCTCCAGAACTGGGCAGAGGTGTCATGGAAGCGAGCACGCCAGAAAGGAAGTGTGCAGTGCTATGGCTGTCTGTCAGGATTTCCACAAGTCCCGGCGGCTCACGACACGACACAAGTGGAGGTTCAGGAGCAACCGCGGCGCAAGCGAGCAGAAGGTGCCTCGGAATCGAGCAGATATGAATGCGAGACATGTCAGAACCACTTCTGCATTGACTGCGATGTGGCTGCACATGAGGTGATTCACAATTGTCCTGGGTGCATGAGTACTGCGCACCTGCCAGGAGTTGAGGCAACGAACGGCACGTCTACGTGA
- a CDS encoding Cytochrome b2, mitochondrial: MAKTFTYEEVQQHRSAESCWVVLYGNVYDVTSFLPGHPGGSKIILQLAGTDATEEYDPIHPPGTLEERLPASARLGSFDTSTLPATEKTPQETGSVASEEEILSLDECLNIDDIEKTATQRLNGKAWGYYFSAGDDLISKNLNGAVYKSILLRPRVFVDCTNCDTSTSFFGHKVNLPFFISPAAMARLGHPDGEHGMAQACANYGAMQIISNNASQTPEQIVADAKPGQVFGWQLYVQTERKKSEDVLKRIHALPCIKFICLTLDAPVPGKREHDERQKNVASNLPVRSSVQEGSASKTSERPITDNSGINVSGDGGVGKALFAGTAPDLTWKTTLPWLAKHTKLPIVLKGLQTHEDAYLASLHAPQIRGIILSNHGGRALDTAPPAIHTLLEIRKHCPEVFDRIDVWVDGGIKRGTDIVKALALGAKGVGLGRAPLYGNGAFGQKGVERVLEILKAETETCMRLLGVEKVGELGPQHVNARAVERDIWDGPSGLERLDRQVKARL, translated from the coding sequence ATGGCAAAGACTTTCACATACGAAGAGGTGCAGCAGCATCGCTCGGCAGAGTCTTGCTGGGTTGTGCTGTATGGCAATGTCTACGATGTCACGTCATTTCTCCCAGGTCATCCAGGCGGTAGCAAGATCATCCTCCAGCTCGCCGGCACAGACGCGACAGAAGAGTATGATCCCATACACCCACCCGGCACCCTCGAAGAACGTCTCCCAGCATCTGCCAGACTCGGATCTTTTGACACGAGCACTCTGCCAGCGACTGAAAAGACGCCACAAGAAACGGGCTCAGTGGCTTCGGAAGAGGAGATCCTCAGCCTTGACGAATGCCTCAACATCGACGATATCGAAAAGACAGCAACGCAGAGACTCAATGGCAAAGCATGGGGCTACTACTTCTCAGCCGGCGACGACCTGATCTCCAAGAACCTCAACGGTGCAGTCTACAAATCAATCCTCCTCCGACCTCGAGTCTTCGTTGACTGCACAAACTGCGACACGTCCACCTCTTTCTTCGGCCACAAAGTAAACCTACCATTCTTCATATCTCCCGCCGCAATGGCACGACTCGGTCATCCTGACGGCGAGCACGGAATGGCGCAGGCATGCGCGAACTACGGAGCAATGCAGATCATCTCGAACAATGCATCACAGACACCCGAGCAGATTGTCGCAGATGCGAAGCCGGGGCAGGTCTTTGGGTGGCAGTTGTATGTGCAGACGGAGAGGAAGAAGAGCGAGGATGTGCTGAAGAGGATACATGCCCTGCCTTGCATCAAGTTTATTTGCTTGACACTGGATGCGCCGGTGCCGGGTAAGAGAGAACATGATGAAAGGCAGAAGAATGTGGCTAGTAATTTGCCTGTGCGGTCTTCGGTGCAGGAGGGGAGTGCCTCCAAGACGTCGGAACGTCCGATCACAGACAACAGCGGAATCAACGTGAGTGGGGACGGTGGAGTGGGCAAAGCGTTGTTCGCTGGCACAGCACCAGATCTCACCTGGAAGACGACTCTACCCTGGCTGGCAAAACACACAAAGCTTCCAATCGTGCTCAAGGGTCTCCAAACGCATGAAGATGCCTACCTAGCCTCCCTACACGCACCTCAAATCCGCGGCATAATTCTCTCCAACCACGGCGGTCGCGCCCTCGACACAGCACCACCCGCGATTCACACCCTCCTCGAGATCCGGAAGCACTGCCCAGAGGTCTTTGACCGCATCGATGTTTGGGTAGATGGCGGTATTAAGCGTGGTACAGACATTGTCAAAGCTCTGGCACTTGGTGCGAAGGGTGTGGGGCTTGGCCGCGCGCCTCTGTACGGCAACGGAGCCTTTGGTCAGAAGGGCGTGGAGCGAGTGCTTGAGATCCTTAAAGCTGAGACGGAAACGTGTATGAGGCTGTTGGGCGTGGAGAAGGTCGGTGAATTGGGACCGCAGCATGTCAATGCGAGGGCTGTGGAGAGGGATATCTGGGATGGACCGAGTGGGCTTGAGAGGTTGGATCGGCAGGTTAAGGCGAGGCTGTAG